The Trueperaceae bacterium genome segment GTGATGTCGAACGCCCGCGCGAAGTTCTCGCCCATGTAGTGGCTGGTGCCCGACTGCAGCGCCTTGCCGTCGCGCATCATCGCTTCGATCGTCAGCGTCTGCAGCGCGCCCGCGAAGCGTTCCCCCTCGGTCTTCTCCCCCTCGACGACGGGGATGGCGGCGAAGTCGCGGGCGAAGGTGGCGTAGACGTCCAGCATCCGCCGGGTCTCCTCCCGCGCCTCCTCCGCGGTGGCGTGCGCGGTGTGCCCCTCCTGCCACAAGAACTCGGTCGTACGCAGGAACGGGCGGGTGCGCAACTCCCAGCGCATGACGTTCGCCCACTGGTTGTAGAGCAGCGGCAGGTCCCGGTAGCTCTGCACCCACTTGGCGTACAGCTCCCCGATGATCGTTTCCGACGTCGGCCGGATCGCCAGCGGCGTCTCGAGCTCCTTGCCGCCGGCGTGCGTCACGACCGCCAGCTCGGGGCTGAAGCCCTCGACGTGCTGCGCTTCGCGCTCGAAGAAGTCGACGGGGATCAACAGCGGGAAGTACAGGTTCTCGTGCCCCGTCGCCTTGAACATCGCGTCGAGTTCACGCTGGATGTTCTCCCACAGGGCGTAGCCGTAGGGGCGGATCACGAAACTGCCGCGGACCGGGGAGTGATCGACGAGGTCGGCCTCGTAGACGACCTCGTTGTACCAGGCGGAAAAATCCTCGTCGGGGGGCGTCAAGCCTCGCTTGGCCATGCCGCGCATCGTACCGCAGGCGCCCCCGCCGCCCGCGCCGCGGGCGGCGCGTCAACCGATCAGCAACGGCGTGCGGGTCCGCCGCAGGAGCGCCTCGAGGAGCCCCCCGAACAGGTCCTGCAGGAACCGGCGGTTCGAGTAGCTGCCGAGCACCAGCACGTCGCGGTCGCGCGCCTCCGCGGTCCGGATCAACGCGTCGGGAACCGGTCCGCTGGCCGCGACGTAGTCCGCGACCACCCCGAAGCGCTCCATGCGCGCGCGGGCGTCGTCGAGGGCGGCCTCCGCCACGCGGTCGCGTTCCGCGACGGAGACCACGACCGGGTCGACNNNNNNNNNNNNNNNNNNNNNNNNNNNNNNNNNNNNNNNNNNNNNNNNNNNNNNNNNNNNNNNNNNNNNNNNNNNNNNNNNNNNNNNNNNNNNNNNNNNNGTGGCGCGGCGCTCCGCCGCGCCCTCGCCGCCCTGCAGGACCCGGAGGCCGTAGACGCGCGCGTGTTCCTTCTCCGCCAGCACCAGCGTCTGGCGGAGCGCCGTCAGGCCGGGGTCGCCGAGATCGAAGGCGACGAGCAGGTCGTCGGCGAGGCGGCTTCGGGTCGGGAGGGCCGCCGGGGCGGGCGCGCCCGCCCCAGCGGAGCGGTCGGGCGCCGCGTCGACGGTCGCGCCGACCTCCTCCGCCCAGCGCCCCAACCAGGCGTCGCGGTCGGCCGGCGCCTCGAGGGGCGAGCCGGCGAGGCCCTGCACCACCTGTTCGCTGGGGAGGTCCCACCCGAGGCGGTCCTGGAGGTGCGCGCGGTGGTCGGCCAACCACAGGTACAGGTCGGTTTCGGTGCGGCCGGGGAAGGCGGACAGGATCCCGCTCGCGCGGATCTCCTGCACGACGGGGAGGTACACCGCGTCGTACCAGTGCGCGACCGCCTCCTCCCAACCGACCTCGCGGTCCTCGTCGATGCCCATGTAGTACCGGTGGACGGAGACGTGCTCGAGGAGCGTGGCGTACGCGCCCGCTTCGCTGGCGGCGAGGTCGCTGCCGGGCCGCAACGCGTCGAGCCGGGTGCGTTCGAGGAACGTCGTGTGGCCCGCCTTCAGGATCAACGTCTCCGGGTCGTCGTCGGGCCCGTAGGGCACGCGGACGTGCACGGGCGTGACGTACCCCTGGATGGTGGGCGCGCCCAACTCCCGGGCGACGGAGACGCGGTGGTTGCCGTCCCGCACGAAGTAGGCGTCCCCAACGCGGTACGCCTCGATCGGGGGGACCCCCTCGAGCCCGGTCATCGCCAACTTCACGCCGACCCAGCGGTCGCGGCCGGCCGCCCGCCGGGGGAGGAACTCGCGGGTGAAGTCGTTGTAGCGCCCGACGGAGCCGACGATCGCGTCGAGCGGGATGTCCTCGAGGTGGCGTTCGGCGCTCTCGATCGCGCGGAGGTGGGTGCGGACCTCCTCGTAGGGCAGAAGCGCCGCATCGCGGTTGGCGAGGGTCGCCGCGGCGCGGCGGACCGCGCCGCGGCGGCGGGCGCGCTCGAAGTCCTCCGCGGCGGCGGCCGCCTGGCCGCTGCGTCGCGCGTCGCTCACGGGCGACCCGGGTCGCGGAGCAGGTGGCGCGCGAGGTTCGCGAAGAACGTCGCGCCGACGTCGTCCGGCAGCGTGTCGCCCAGCATCCCCAGGAGGGCGCTGCGGCCGCCGTTGCCGAGGACGAGGCAGGCGTCGTCGTTCTCGAACGCGCAGGCGGCCACGCCGCCCTCGGTGGGGCGCAGGCCCATGGAGTACGTCAACCAGCCCGGTTCGCGGAGGACGACGCGGTCGCCGACGCCGTCGGCGAGGTGGGGGTCGTCGAGACGGGCGACGCGCAGGTTCGTCTCGCCGGTGTAGCGCGCGTCCAGCACCCGCGCGAGGGTCGGGTCGCGGCGCCAATCGACGAGCAGGACGCGTCCGCCGCGCCCGAGGTAGCGCTCGAAGGCGGCGGCGTCGAGGGGCAACGCGGTCGTGCCGTCGGACTGCACGAGCGCGACGACGAGGTCGGCGCGTCCGCGGCGGAGTTCGGCGTCGAACACCTCGACGTCGTTCGTGCGGCGCACGAGGTAGCCGGCATCGAAGAGGGCGTCGAGGACGTAGGGGTCCTGCCCCTGGACGAAGAACGAGTCGTAGAAGTACAGGACCTGCGGTGGGCCCTCGACGGCGTTGCGCGAACAGCCCGCCAGGAGCAGGGCGGCGGCGAGGAACGCCCACGCGAGCGCGCGTCGGCGCGGTCGGCGGGGGGGCCGGGCGCCGGGCCGAGGGTCGGGTCGGGGATCGAAACGCGTGGGCACCACGGGCCTCCCTTCGCGGGGTTCGCGCGGTCGCGCGCGGCGACCGAACGGCCGACTATACCCGCCCCGCGGGGGCCCACGCCGCCGGCGTGCGCGGGGCGCAGGTGCATCTGCTACCCTCCCTCACGCCCCCACGGGGCGTCCGGGAGGGTTCATGGCCGAGCCGTACTACGCCACCACGCCGATCTTCTACGTCAACGCCGCGCCGCACATCGGGCACGCGTACACCACGATCCTCGTCGACGTCGCGAGTCGCTACCAACGGCTCGCGGGGCGGGACGTGCGCTTCCTGACCGGAACCGACGAGCACGGCGAGAAGATCGCCAAGGCGGCGGAGGCGGCGCACACGACGCCGCAGGCGTACGTCGACGCGGTGTCGGCGCAGTTCCGGGCCGCGTGGGACGAGCTGGACATCCACTACGACGCGTTCATCCGCACGACCGAGCCGCGCCACCAGCGGGTGGTGCAGGAGGTCCTGCAGCGGGTCTACGACCAGGGCGACATCATCTACGGCGAGTACGGCGGGACGTACTGCGTGAAGTGCGAACGCTACTACACCGAGAAGGAGCTCGAGGACGGGCTCTGCCCGCAGCACGGCATCGAGCCGGAGTACCGC includes the following:
- the proS gene encoding proline--tRNA ligase: MAKRGLTPPDEDFSAWYNEVVYEADLVDHSPVRGSFVIRPYGYALWENIQRELDAMFKATGHENLYFPLLIPVDFFEREAQHVEGFSPELAVVTHAGGKELETPLAIRPTSETIIGELYAKWVQSYRDLPLLYNQWANVMRWELRTRPFLRTTEFLWQEGHTAHATAEEAREETRRMLDVYATFARDFAAIPVVEGEKTEGERFAGALQTLTIEAMMRDGKALQSGTSHYMGENFARAFDITFNDLNNERAYAHTTSWGFSTRFIGAIIMAHGDDAGLILPPKLAPHPVVIVPIAPGNDDAGAARVGDAAERLAEDLRAAGVRVKVDARDGMRPGWKFNEWERKGVPLRVELGPKDLEAGTAVVADRLSGEKTSVALDALAADLPARLEAFHERLLERARSFRDAHVDEAHTFEELVEKVEHGWVYATHCGDPESEAAIQEATKATVRCIPLEGPSAEGTTCVHTGQPSGYPRKVIFAKAY
- a CDS encoding universal stress protein; the encoded protein is VDPVVVSVAERDRVAEAALDDARARMERFGVVADYVAASGPVPDALIRTAEARDRDVLVLGSYSNRRFLQDLFGGLLEALLRRTRTPLLIG